From a region of the Brevinematales bacterium genome:
- a CDS encoding hydrogenase, translating to MELLNFLPLLLALVFAPLLEGLIRKTKAIFAGRKGFPLLQAYRDLFKLLKKGAVYSDTVTAVFKLAPAVQLAVMIMAVAFLPFGGLPGVYSFGGD from the coding sequence ATGGAATTATTAAATTTCCTCCCCTTACTTCTGGCTCTCGTTTTCGCGCCGCTCCTCGAAGGCCTGATTCGGAAGACCAAGGCGATATTCGCGGGGCGAAAGGGATTTCCCCTTCTTCAGGCATACCGCGACTTGTTTAAACTGCTGAAAAAAGGCGCGGTTTACAGCGATACGGTTACCGCCGTATTCAAATTAGCGCCCGCGGTGCAGTTAGCGGTAATGATAATGGCGGTGGCGTTTCTCCCGTTCGGCGGACTGCCCGGGGTATACTCCTTCGGCGGTGATTT